A segment of the Cohnella algarum genome:
TCATCAGGTCGATCGTGTCGACCCAGCCGTTAAACACGGCGTTGGATGCGAGATCCGTTTGGCCCGATTTGAGGCTGTCCATAAACGCGTGGCGCTCTTCGGACTGAGGGGATTGCGTCGTGAACAGGATATTCGTCAAATGGGCCCCCAGGGACCAGTCCATCGGGGAGACGTGCAGCGCTTCGACGCCCGAAGCTTTGACCTGATCGAACAACGATTTCAGATCGTCCCGGGTTTTGACGGAGGCCGGGTCGAAGTCGCCGCCGACCGCCTTGTCCAGTACTGCCTTATTGTAGATAAACCCGAACGCCTCGACTGTCGCCGGCATGCCCAGCACCTTCGAATCGTCGGTCACGAAATCGAGCGTTCCCGATTGCGCGTGGCTTACCCAGGGCTGATCCGACAGATCGGCCAGCTTCGATTTCATCTCGGGAAATTCCTGGCCCAGCATCATGACGGTCGGCGCATTGCCGGAAGCGTACAGCGTCGTCAGCCGTTCGTATGCCGTTTGGGTGCCGAGCGGAATAATATTGATATCGACGTTCTTCTCTTCGGCGTATTGACCGACGACTTCTTCGAACTGCTCGGCGATTTCAGGCTTGCCGATCAGGATGGAAAAGCCGGCCCCGCCTCCTCCGGAAGAAGCGCTTTCTTCGCTGCCATTACCGTTGCCGCCGCAAGCCGTAAGTATGGTGCCGAGCACAAGCGTCAAGGCGGCAAGCAGCAGAACCTTTTTCTTCATTTCCAATCCTTCCCCTCACAAAAAGTCTTGATGTTGTAAATGCTTTCAGACTGTATTTTAAAGTCGGACACTTGATATGTCAATCGTTTTCATATAATTATTCATTTTTAATCCAAAAACATGATTAATCCTCGCAAAAAACGCTTAATTTCAGCGTGTTTTCGGTAATTTAAATGTATGTTAAGGTTTTCATATATTGTATTCCCAAAGCCCCTCCCGTTCATGATATAATTAAGAAAATCAAAGGCCGCATGCAAAGGAAGGAAACTGAAGATGTCCAATATCAAGGAAGTAGCGAAAGCAGCCGGAGTCTCGGTGACGACCGTCTCCCGAGTCATTAACAACCGGGGCTACATCAACAAGGACACCAGGCAAAAGGTTGAAGCGGCGATGGCTTCGCTCGACTATCATCCGAACCAGATCGCCCGCGCCCTGCAAAGAAGCCAATCCGATTTGATCGGCATCATCGTGCCCGATTCGAATCACCCCTTCTTCGCGGAACTCATTCATTACGTGGAAACCTATGCCAACGATCTCCAATACAAGATCCTGATCTGCAATTCGCTCGGAAATTCGGAGAAGGAAGCCCGCTACATCAGCATGCTGAGGCAAAACCGGGTGGACGGCATCATCATGTGCGGCCACTCCCTGAATCTGGAGCTGTACAAGAAAGTGAATCTGCCGATCATTTCGTTCGACCGGATTATCTCCTCCAACATTCCGTATGTCGGAGCCGACAATTTTCTCGGAGGAGAGCTTGCGACCGAACACCTGATTTCCCGCGGCTGCCGGAAGCTGCTTCATATTTCCGGCCCGCTCAAGATCGATCTGCTGCCGAACCGTCGCACCGACGCGTTCCGGCTCGTCTGCATGAAGCACGACATTCCGCACCGGGTGATCGAAGGAGAACCGTACAAGCTGACCTTCGAATATTATTGGGACTTCGTCGAACGCGAGGTATCCAAACATTTGCCCGAGTACGACGGCGTATTTTGCAGCAACGACATTTTGGCCTATGCGCTTTACATTTATGCGGTTCAGCACGGCATTCGCGTGCCCGAACAGCTCAAAATCGTCGGCTACGACTACCACAGCTTCACGAGAATGCTTCAAACTCCGAAGCTGACGACGATCCGGCAGCCGATCGAACGAATCGGGAAGGCGCTATGCTCCAACCTGATTCAGCTGATCGAGGGGAACACCGAGTTGAGCAACACGGTCGTGGACGTCGAACTCGTGAAAGGGGAAACGACCTGACCTGGGACGGCCTTCGCCGGAATCAGCTCCGCAGTCCGTTATCCGTTCTGTACACAGCCCAAAAAGAGCCCCCGCCGCCGGCAGGAGCTCTTTTTGGGCGTTGCGGCCTGGAAACGGCCGCCATCGCCTCTGTCCGATCGCGTCAGTCCGCTCCAGTTCGACCAGAACCGGACCTTCCCCGCCGCGCGTCGTTATGGCCATCACCGAATAAAATGCCGCTTGTTCTTCCGCCGCGGCCGGCACTCCGTCTACGTAGACCGCGGTCGGCTTGGCGTCCGCGCGAAATTCCGTCCTGTCGAACCGAACCGGACGCTCGGCCCGATTCGGCCTATCTACAAAGCCCTCTTCCTCCCGTACACGAAATAAAGCGTGATCGCGGACATGATCATCAGGATGACGGTATAGACCAGCGTCAGCGCCCTCGTGTCGGCCAGCGCCTGCGCGTCCGTGCTGTTTTTGATCACGATGCCGAGCGGCTGGTAAAGCGGATGATACAAAAAGACGGTCAGGTCGTAATCAGCCAAAATGCCGTTGAAGTTCAGCGCCAGCACGGCGAGCGTCGACGGCAGGATGATCGGCAGAAGCACCCGGCGGAACGTGTAGAAGGGCTTCGCTCCCAAATTGCGCGCCGCATCCTCCAGATTGCCGTCAAGGCTGAAAAACGACGCCTTCACCATCCGCAGCGTGAACGGGATGTGCACGATCACGTAACCGAAGAACAGCATCCATGCCGTTCCCACCAGCACCGCGTTCCCGATGACGAGCCGCGGCACATTGAACGTGACGATCAGCCCGATGGCGATCAGCGTGGCCGGCAGCATCCATGGGATGAGCAGCGCGTATTCCAGCGCCGTCGCCCACTTGTTTTTGTATTTGTGCAAAATCCGCGAGGCGGCCAACGCCAGAGCCACGACGGCAACCGACGCCGCCGCGGCGTACGCGACGCTCACCAGGTACGGCTTGAACGCGCTCATGCTCGAAAAGACGAGCGCATAGTTGTCCAGCGTGAAGCTGCCTGCCCCGAGCGTGCCCGTGGCGATGCTGCGCGCGTCGGTGAACGAGAAGACGACGATCAGCACGACCGGAATGACGTAGATGAGGAACAGCACGTAAGCCAGCGCGTGTACGGCGACGTTGCCGATCTTGCTGTCGATCTTCTGCTTGACGAGCTCCGACTTCACTTTCGATACCGACATGAAGTTGCCCTTGCGCTCGAGCCGGATCATGATCGTCAGCAAAATCAGCGTGGCAAGGCCGAGGACGAGCGCCAGCAGCGCCGCCAGATCCCGCGAAGTCATGCTTTTGGAAAAGGTCAAAATCATCGGCGTAATCGTCTGGAACTCGGCGCCGCCCAGAATAAGCGGAGCCGACGTCGCGGAGAGCCCCGTCAGGAACACGAGAATCGTCAGCGCGAACAGGGTCGGCTTGAGCACCGGCAGAACGACCTTGCGTAAAATGGTAAAGGAAGAGGCGCCCATGTTCCTCGCCGCTTCGACCGTCTGAAAATCGATTTTGCGGATCGCATTGCCCAGAAACAGCACATGGTTCGACGTGCAGGCGAACGTCATGACGAACAGCACCGCCCAGTAGCCGTGAAACCACGCCGGATCGAAGGACGGAAACAGGCTCGCCAGCACCCTGGTGATGAAACCGTTTTCACCATAAACGAACTTGTACCCGGAGACGAGCACGACGCCGCCGTAGATCAGCGTGGTAAAATAGCCGAGGCGAAGCCATTTCGCGCCCTTGACGTCGAAATATTCGGTGATGAGCACCAGCGCGATGCCGACGACGTTGACGGTAACGACCAGCGACACGGCCAGCAAAAAGCTGTTGGACAAGCTCGTCATCGCCCGCTTGGACGACAGCAGCTTTTCCACCGGCTCGAGCGAAAAAGAACCGCCCTTAAAGAAAATTTCGTAATAAACGTTCAGGTTCGGGTATATCAGGAAGGCGATGACGAACCATGCGATCAGACCGTACAGGATCAGTGCGGTCGGATGAATCGACTTCAGCCTCTTGCTCCAAGTTTGCGCGCTCAAAGCCCTGCCTCCCGTCCCCCGTATTGCAAAATGTCGCCGGCCCGGATGTACACGTCGACTTCGTCGCCGATCGTCCGCTGCTCGAGCCCGCTCTCCTTCTCGATCGTCTTCAGCAGGCCGCCGCCGGCCATCCGCAGGACGTACTTGCTGTACAGCCCGTAAAATTCGCGCTCGGCGATCGTTCCTTTAAGCTGCGCGGCGTCCGGCCCGGACAGCGGCAGCAGGCTCACCTTCTCGTTGCGGATGTAGGCCGCGCGGTCCGGGGCGATCGCTTCCCGCAGGCGTTCGCTGCTTTGGATCAGCTCCGGCTCGATGCGGTTGATATCGCCGACGAAATTGCACACGAATTCGGTCTGCGACCGGTTGTACACCTCTTGCGGAGTGCCGACCTGCTCGAGGTTGCCGCCGTTGAACACGGCGATGCGGTCGGACAGCGTCAGCGCCTCCTCCTGATCGTGCGTCACGTAAATCGTCGTAATGCCGAACTGCTTTTGCAGATGCTTCAGCTCGTTTCGAAGCTGTACCCGCAGCTTGGCATCCAGGTTCGACAGCGGTTCGTCTAGCGCCAGGATCGCCGGCTTCAGCACGAGCGCCCGCGCGATCGCGACGCGCTGCTGCTGGCCGCCGGACAGTTCGGACACTTTCTTGAACAGCTGGTCGTCCTTCAAATCCACCTTGCGGGCGATTTCGCGCACGTCCCGGTCCGTCTCGGCCTTGGTCGCTTTTCTGACGCGCATGCCGAAGGCGATATTTTCATACACGTTCATGGTCGGAAACAGCGCGTAGCTCTGGAACACCATGCCGATGCCCCGCTTCTCGATCGGGACGTCGGTGATATTCCGGCCTCCCAGCAGAATGCTCCCGCCCGAAGGCGCGATGAATCCGACGAGGCTGCGGAGAATCGTCGTCTTGCCGCAGCCGGAAGGACCGAGGAAGGTGAAAAACTCGCCTTCCTCGATCGTCAGATTCAAATTTTTCACCGCATGGAACGATCCGAAATGAATTTGCACATCGCGAAATGTAATCATCGTTACCTCGTCTTGTTTCGTATTTCGCTGCGGTTACGGCATGATTTGAAGTTCGATCTTCTCGACCCACAAGTCGATGTTTTCCGCGATAAACGCCCAGTCGAACGGCTGCGCCTTCAGATCCGCGAACAGTTCCTTGACGGAATCGTTCGCTTGTTCGGCCGCCTTCGTATTCGCGGGCATCGCGTTGAACTCCGCGGCGAACTCGCCCTGCACTTCGGCGCTGCCCATCCACTCGACGAACCGTTCCGCCGTTTCCTGCTTCTTCGTGCCCTTCACGATCGCCGCATGCTCCACGATCATCGGAACGCCGATTTCCGGGCTCACGATGCCGGCTTTCACGTTATATTGCTCTTCCTTCGCGGCCAGCGTGCCGGAGACGAGCGCTCCGAGCGGCGTCTTCCCGCTCGCCAGGTTCGCGTAAAAATCTTCTCCTTCGACGGCCCGAACGCCGTTGTCGTACAGCTGTTTGATTTCGTTCCAGCCTTCCTCGGAAATGCCGAGATCGCCGTTCGGATCCTGGTACCGGGTCAGAATGCCCGCCACGACGAGCCGCGGCGTATTTTGGCCGAGCAGGGTCGGGGCTTCGTATTTCCCTTTGAACGCGTCGTTCTTGTACAAGTCCGTCCAATCCTTCGGCGCCGTCTCCGGCGTGAACGCGTCGGGATTGTAGCCGAGCAGGATCGCCTGCTTCACGAGCCCGTGATAGTAGCCCTCCGGATCGTTCAGGCCTTCCTCGACTTCCGCAGCCCATTGCGGCACGTACGGAGTCAGCACGTCTTCCTTTTTCAAGTTCTCGTACAGCATGTTGTTCAAGCCGTAGACGACGTCCGCCGTCGGATTGTTCTTCTCCGCGATGAGCCGGTTCGTCAAATCGGCGCCGCCCGCTCCGACGAGTTCGATGTCGAATCCTGCGCTCTTCGCCTTCTCGATCAGCCATTCGCCCCGGCCGTCGGAATTCGCGTTCGTGTAGACGACCAGGCTTTCGTTGGCCGCCGGCGCGGAAGCCGACGCCGATGCGGCAGGGGAGCCCGAAGCGGGCGAAGTCGACGCGTTTCCTCCGTTGCCGTTGCCGCCGCCGCAGGCTGCGACCGTCAGGCTGAGCGTTGCAAACAGTGCCGCCGTGATCCATTTTTTCATGGGGTTACCGCTCCTTTTGTTCATTGAAATTATAGGTGCATGACGAGACCGTCATAAGCCGTAACGATGCCGTACGGGCTGAAAATGGCGTCGAACTCTTCGTGGAGAAGCTTGGAATTGTGGCTGAAATGGGTGACGGCGATTCGCCCTTCGGGCTTCAGAACGCCCAGCCGGCGAAACTCGCTCTGCGCCTCCAGCACCGTCTCCACGCACATGTGGTTGCGGTCCCGGGAGTTGCCGGTATAGCCGTGCGTGCAGTCGAGAATCGCGCCGTCGAGCTCCCGCTCCCGCAGCCATTCCCAGGTCGCCTCCGGAAACCATCCCGAATCGTGCCCGTACAGCAGCTTTTTGCCGCCCTTTTCAAGGACGTATAGCAGGCACGTCTCCATCCGGTCGTGGTCCGCCAGCAGCGGCGTCACCTTCGCGTCGCCGGCATCGAACGTCTCGAACGGGCGCAGCAGATGGAACGCGAACCGTCCCCCTTCGAAGCGGCCGATCGCAGCTCGCGTATGGTGCATGACGGCATCGTTCCCGTAAATGTGCAGCGGATGCTCCAGGCCGTGGGCGATGCCTTCCCGACGGCACTCCAGATCGTACGCGTTAAAGTGGTCGGAATGCGTGTGGGTGACGAGCAGATGTTCGATCGCGCCGAAATCGATGCCGTCGCGAAGCGCCTGCATGTACGAATCGGGCGAATAATCGAACTTGATCGTATCGTCGACGATGGCCGAGCTGCGCGTGCGAATGTTCCGCCCGCCGAGCTTGCGAGCCTTGCCGCAAAACTCGCAGCGGCAGAACGCGTTCGGAAACCCTTCCGCCGCCGCCGTGCCGAGAAAATGAATTTTCATCACAAATTCCCTCTGTCCGTCACTGATTTTCTCTCGATAATTTCCGTTTGAATCTTGACCGTCAGTTGCTTCTCCTTGGACCGGTTTACGCGCTTCATCAACAGTTCGACGGCCGAACGGGCGAGCCGTTCCGTATCCTGCCGGACCGTCGTCAGCGGAACCGGCGTCAGCGCCGACAGCTTGATGTCGGAAAAGCCGACGATCGACAGCTTGTCCGGCACCGGAACGTTCAGGTGCAGCGCCGTGAACAAGGAGGAAATCGCAATGTGGTCGTCCCCGCACATGACCGCCGTCATCTGCGGATTGCCGCCGATGAACTCCGCCTGCTCCGGGTCGCTTTCGCTCGCGCGGCTCGGATCGCAGGGCGTGCTCCGGAAGTGGATGTACTCGTTCTTGACCGGAATGCCGTGATCGAGCAGCGCCTGGATGTAGCCTTGGTACCGTTCCTCCCGGCTCGTGATGTTCTCGATCGCGTTGGACGTATAGCCGATCTCCCGGTGCCCTTTGGCGATCAAATACTGCGCCATCTGGTACGAGCCCTGAAAATGATCGTGGTACACGCAATCGATCTGCACCTCGCGGAAAATGCGGTCGATGATCACGATCGGAATTTGCTCCAGCTTCAGCCGCAGCACCTGGTCGCTGCACGTTTTGCGGCCCTGGGGGAACAGAATCAGGCCGTCGACGCCTCCGTCGACCAGCTTTTGCAGGCAGCGATCCTCGTCGTCCTTGTCCTTGCTGATTTTCAGGATCAGATCGCCGTCATGCTTGCGCACCTCGCCTTCGACGGCCGCGATGATGCGGGACGTGTAATCCGACATGTGGGGCAGGATGAGCGCGATCTGCCGGCCCTTCGCCCACCCGGGCGGGATCGGCGGCCGTCTCTCCGAAACCCTGCCGGCGGCAGGCTCCCCTTGGCCTTCCCGTTTGCCGGCCAGAAACGTTCCCCTTCTCGGCAGGCGATACACCAGGCCTTGCTCGGCCAGCCGCTCCAGCGCCAGCTTGCTCGTCATCCGGCTGACGCCGAACAGCTTCGCGAGCTCCCCTTCCGAAGGAACGGGATCGTGCGGCTGAAGCTTGCGCTCCGCGATAATGGCCATCACCTTGTCGGCGACTTGCAAATACAGCTGCTGCTTCGGTTTCGGAGACGAAGATTCTGGCTTCATGTCATGACATTCCTCGTTCTGTCTTTAGACTTCCGGGCCGGCGCTTGATCTGCGTTGTTTATCTCGAGCTCGATTAATTCGAACTTACTATATGTCACTGACACATTCAATGATATGTCCGTTAAGGGGGTGTTAAAAATGATTAACTCTATGTAAAATCGAGGTTTTTCCGGGATATGACATGCAAAAAGGCATATCAGTAACATGCTTGCGGCGACATTTCACCCGACTGGAAAAGCTTTTATTCGCCAAGCCGGATACCCGGTTCTTGAACGGCCGATCCGTTCGCCAAGCCGGAACCTTATCCGAAACGCTCCGTACAAGTAAGTAAACGTTCGAACGATTCCGGACCAAAGTTTCGTTTGGAAACTGGGCGCAAGTCCGGAGTCATTGCATAAAATTTCTGTTAATGTTACTTTGGTCGCATATATCTTGCAAAGCGGTAAAATAGAATGTATCCGCGCGAAATCTTGAAACCGAGGTATCCTTCAGCCTATGACGATAAACTTGACGGAACGGACAGACATCTGGTACTGCAAAGCGGAGCGGGAAGCCGCACGGTATTTTAAAGAGCTTCAGTCGCAGGTAGCGGACAAAGCGTTCGCGCCGGCCCTGACGAAAGATATCCAAGCGTGGAAAAGGAACCATGTCCGCCGCGATTCGTTCGTCTCTTTTTTCGCCGGCAAAAAGAACGGCCCCGATCCTGCCGATTATCGCAAATATATCGGATGGCTGGACCGGGCGGGCAAATTGGACGATTATTTGGATCGCAGCATCTCCTACATTTATTTGCGCGATTTGGGCAAGGACCTGGCCTCGCCCGAGACGCAAGCCCGAATCGGGCGCGTCGCGGCCGACGTCAAGGCACGGCTGCTTCGGCCCGCGGGAGCCAACCGGAAAGACGGGTCGGAGTTTTTCAGCCTGGCGGCGCTGTACCGATGGGCCCAAAAAGAAGGGATCGAGCAGGCGATCATTTGGGTCGTCGGCAAGCTGAAGAGCGTGGCCGACCATATTCCCGAGGAGATGAACGCGGAGGAAACCCGGAGGAAACTGGCCAAAATCATTCTCGGCGTCGTGCTGCACGTCCTTGACGGGCTGGAAGGCGCAGCGGAACCCGCGGAACGCTCCCGCAGATTGGACGAAGCCGTCCGGTTGGGTTATTTTTACGGCCTGACTTATCCTTTTATCGACGATCTTCTGGATTCCAACGTATTGGACGCCCGGCAGAAGGAGCAGTATTCCCGGATGATCCGCGCCACGCTTGTCCGGGGGACGGTTCCGAAGCTCGGAGACTGGACCGAAAGCCGCGCCGAACTGATCCGTTACATCCACGGCGAGCTTCGCGACGCCTACGAATATATTCGCAATTATCAACGCGCGGACACCCGGGATACGTTTCTGGAGCAATCCTACGTGTTTTTCGAAGCCCAGGAAGCGGACCGGGCAAAAAAGCTTTCGAATCCGTCGTATACGAACGAAGAGCTGTATTTGCCGATCATCATCAAATCCGCATCCTCCCGCTTGATCGTCCGTTCCGTCATCGGCGCTCCGAAGGACGAAGGCTTCGAATCCCGGACGTTCCATTACGGCTTGTACAACCAGCTTGCCGACGATTTCGCGGACATGTTCGAAGACATGCAAAACGGAGCGGTGACCCCTTATACGTATTACCTTAAATACCATCGCGAGCGGCCGGATTTGATCAATCCGTTCGAGCTGTACTGGGCGGTCATTTCCCATTTGATCCGTCACGTGTACAAGTCGGACGCCAAAACCCGCGAAGTCTTGCTGGATCGCGCCGTCAACGGGCTCAAACGCTACAAAAAACGCGCCGGCCCCGAGAAATATAACGAATTGATGGGAATTCTTTTAGGCGAAAACCCGGAATTCAACCGGCTTATCCAGCACGTCGTCGGCAAAGCGGAGGACGTGGACTTCTTCGACAAGCTCGTTCGGGATCAGTGGCTAACCGTCATGAAAAACGAGCGGAAGGAGAAGGAAATCTTTTTCGATCAACTCGAAAAAGCCCGCCAGCGCATCAACGATCTGCTGCGCATTTCCAGGCCCGAGCTGCCGTCCGTGCAGCAGCTGCTTTTCGATACGGCCAATTACAGTCTCGAAGGAAGCGGCAAACGCATTCGCCCGATTCTGGCCTGGGTCATGGGCGTAAACGAATACGGCTTGCAGGCCTCAGCGCTGGCGCCGATATTCCGATCGCTCGAATTCATGCATACGGCGTCCCTCATTTTTGACGACCTGCCGTCGCAGGACAATTCCTCCACGCGCAGGGGACGGCCGACGCTTCACCGGGTGCACGACAGCGCGGTTGCGGAATTGACCGGGCTTTTTCTGATCCAGAAGGCCATGGAAGAGCTGGCTTCGCTGCAGGGCTTCGACAACGGCGCCGTGCTCGCGCTGATTCGGTACTCGTCGCAAAAAGCGAGCGAGATCTGCACGGGGCAGGCGATGGATCTTCAGTCGAAAGGCAAAGCGCTGACGTTGGAGCAGCTGAACCGGATCTGCTTTTACAAAACGGGGCTCGCCTTCGAGGTTTCCCTCGTAAGCCCCGCTATTCTCGCCCAGGCAAGCGAGGCCGAAATCGCGATCCTCAAGAAAATCGCCTATCACGCGGGCATCGCCTTTCAAATCAAAGACGACCTGCTGGACGGAGAAGGCAATGCGCGCCTGCTCGGCAAACCCGTCGGCAAGGACGAGGAAAACAACACCTCGACGTTCGTCACGGTTCTCGGCGCGGAAGGCGCGAGCAAAGCGATGTGGGAACACTACTGCCTGGCCATGGAGGCGCTGGGCGAGCTGCCGCGGAATATCGGTTTTCTGAGGTATTTGCTGGATTACATGATTCATCGGGACCGCTGATCGCGCCGAGGGGAAGCGGCGATGGATCGCCCTCCTGCGGCAAAGCAAAGCCTCGCGGCGAAGCTTGGTTGGATTTTCTCTAATCAAAACCGGCTTTTTCGCGAAACTTTTCGGCTTCGTTGGATTTTGTCCAATCTGGCGAAGCCTTTTCGGCGTTTTCATCCAAATTCCAAGTTTCTCGTTGGATAAAGTCCACTCTAGACAACGATTTCCCCGTTTTCCGTTCCTTTGATTGGACAAAATCCAACATAGACCTCCTTCTGCTTGAATGGTCACCCGCCTCTTCGCCGGCCCCTAAGCTCCACGCACAGCTCGGGACGTCCTCGCGGCGCCGGATCAGTCCCGTTCCGCGACCCAAAACATCCCGATATGAAAAAAGCCTCGCGGTTATCCGAAGATAGCCCTCGAGGCTTTATTCGTTATCGTTCCTTCGGTTCCAGCGCCTTAAGCACCTCGCCCACGCCGTACGAATTGCCGATCGGGCCGTAGCCGAGGGCGAGCTCTCCGTTGATCGCGTAGACATGGTTGTTCTCGACGGCCTTCAGTCGGCTCCATACTTCGCTGTCCTCCCATTGATCGGTCAGAGCGGGCACGGATTTGTCGCCGTAGTTGAAGTAGCCGAGGAACAAATGATCCGGGTCGAGGGCGGCAAGGCCCTCGAGCGATAGCTCCGCGCCCTCCGCGATATCGGCGGATTCGGGCGGCGCGAGCCCCAAACCTTCGTAGTAAGGCGTCAAGTAGTTCATCCCTTGAAGGTAGACCTGCTTCTCCCTCGCTTGGACGAAGGCGACCGTTCCCTCGAGACCGGCCAGCTTCTCTTTGGCCGACTGGAGTTTTGCGTTGTAATCGGAAATATAGCTCTCCGCTACGTCCTCCTGGCCGAGAATCTCCCCGAACTTCGTCACGACCGACGGCCAATCGCCCCATACGTCCGTCGCTTGTTCGTCCAAGATGACGGTCGGCGCGATCTTCTCGAGTTCGGCGACGATATCCTGGTTGATCGCGTTGCCGCCTATAATCAAGTCGGGCCCGTAGGCGAGCAGGGCTTCAAGGTTCACCTTCGTATTTTCCCCTACGATCTCCAGCTCCTGCACCTTGTCGACGTAAGGCTTGTAGCTGTCCGTATGGATGACGGAGGTTTTCTCGCTGAACGGCAGCGCCAGCCCGACGGATTCCAGATTGAACAACAGAAGGGAATCCCCGTAGCCCCAGTGGACGACGGCAACCCGCTGCGGCTGCTCCTCGATCGCGATGTCGCCGTTGGCCGCGGAGATCGTTCTCGGGAACGCGGCGGTCACCGAAGAAGCGGCGCCTTCCCCTGTTCCTTCCGCAGGCGGCGATGCGGATGAAGCAGGCGTTCCGTTCGGCGCCGGGCTGCCCGAGGGCGAAGAATCGGCGTTCGAATTCGCGTTTCCGCATGCGGCGACAAGCAGCATGACGCAGAAGAGGGCCAGCATCGCGGCCCATGAATTGGATCGGTTCGGCATGTCAAGCATCCTTTCTCTACCCCAACTTATTGTTGATAATGTTTCTCATTATCACTCCCATTGATAACATTACCACCATGTCCGCCCTATGGAAATGGAGATTTTCCCGAACTTAAGATGGACTATTTCGCCTTCGTTGCAAGCCGACTTTGCCCGGTGGCAAGCCTTTATGCTTCTTGAAGAGACGGCTGAAGTAATA
Coding sequences within it:
- a CDS encoding ABC transporter substrate-binding protein, with the translated sequence MKKKVLLLAALTLVLGTILTACGGNGNGSEESASSGGGGAGFSILIGKPEIAEQFEEVVGQYAEEKNVDINIIPLGTQTAYERLTTLYASGNAPTVMMLGQEFPEMKSKLADLSDQPWVSHAQSGTLDFVTDDSKVLGMPATVEAFGFIYNKAVLDKAVGGDFDPASVKTRDDLKSLFDQVKASGVEALHVSPMDWSLGAHLTNILFTTQSPQSEERHAFMDSLKSGQTDLASNAVFNGWVDTIDLMKEYNSTKDAPLAPVYDDGTLALAGGEVGLWFMGNWAYPQLKEANPGAEYGFLPLPISNNADDYGNSQISVGVPQYWAVDASTSTPEQQQAAKDFLNWLVSDPEGQDAYVNKFNYVPVYDNFSVMPEDMISQSVIAYMDNDQTLEWMNNFYPADGWPKMGAIMQKYLAGTIDRTALAKELAVYWASVQ
- a CDS encoding substrate-binding domain-containing protein, coding for MSNIKEVAKAAGVSVTTVSRVINNRGYINKDTRQKVEAAMASLDYHPNQIARALQRSQSDLIGIIVPDSNHPFFAELIHYVETYANDLQYKILICNSLGNSEKEARYISMLRQNRVDGIIMCGHSLNLELYKKVNLPIISFDRIISSNIPYVGADNFLGGELATEHLISRGCRKLLHISGPLKIDLLPNRRTDAFRLVCMKHDIPHRVIEGEPYKLTFEYYWDFVEREVSKHLPEYDGVFCSNDILAYALYIYAVQHGIRVPEQLKIVGYDYHSFTRMLQTPKLTTIRQPIERIGKALCSNLIQLIEGNTELSNTVVDVELVKGETT
- a CDS encoding ABC transporter permease: MSAQTWSKRLKSIHPTALILYGLIAWFVIAFLIYPNLNVYYEIFFKGGSFSLEPVEKLLSSKRAMTSLSNSFLLAVSLVVTVNVVGIALVLITEYFDVKGAKWLRLGYFTTLIYGGVVLVSGYKFVYGENGFITRVLASLFPSFDPAWFHGYWAVLFVMTFACTSNHVLFLGNAIRKIDFQTVEAARNMGASSFTILRKVVLPVLKPTLFALTILVFLTGLSATSAPLILGGAEFQTITPMILTFSKSMTSRDLAALLALVLGLATLILLTIMIRLERKGNFMSVSKVKSELVKQKIDSKIGNVAVHALAYVLFLIYVIPVVLIVVFSFTDARSIATGTLGAGSFTLDNYALVFSSMSAFKPYLVSVAYAAAASVAVVALALAASRILHKYKNKWATALEYALLIPWMLPATLIAIGLIVTFNVPRLVIGNAVLVGTAWMLFFGYVIVHIPFTLRMVKASFFSLDGNLEDAARNLGAKPFYTFRRVLLPIILPSTLAVLALNFNGILADYDLTVFLYHPLYQPLGIVIKNSTDAQALADTRALTLVYTVILMIMSAITLYFVYGRKRAL
- a CDS encoding ABC transporter ATP-binding protein, translating into MITFRDVQIHFGSFHAVKNLNLTIEEGEFFTFLGPSGCGKTTILRSLVGFIAPSGGSILLGGRNITDVPIEKRGIGMVFQSYALFPTMNVYENIAFGMRVRKATKAETDRDVREIARKVDLKDDQLFKKVSELSGGQQQRVAIARALVLKPAILALDEPLSNLDAKLRVQLRNELKHLQKQFGITTIYVTHDQEEALTLSDRIAVFNGGNLEQVGTPQEVYNRSQTEFVCNFVGDINRIEPELIQSSERLREAIAPDRAAYIRNEKVSLLPLSGPDAAQLKGTIAEREFYGLYSKYVLRMAGGGLLKTIEKESGLEQRTIGDEVDVYIRAGDILQYGGREAGL
- a CDS encoding extracellular solute-binding protein, with the protein product MKKWITAALFATLSLTVAACGGGNGNGGNASTSPASGSPAASASASAPAANESLVVYTNANSDGRGEWLIEKAKSAGFDIELVGAGGADLTNRLIAEKNNPTADVVYGLNNMLYENLKKEDVLTPYVPQWAAEVEEGLNDPEGYYHGLVKQAILLGYNPDAFTPETAPKDWTDLYKNDAFKGKYEAPTLLGQNTPRLVVAGILTRYQDPNGDLGISEEGWNEIKQLYDNGVRAVEGEDFYANLASGKTPLGALVSGTLAAKEEQYNVKAGIVSPEIGVPMIVEHAAIVKGTKKQETAERFVEWMGSAEVQGEFAAEFNAMPANTKAAEQANDSVKELFADLKAQPFDWAFIAENIDLWVEKIELQIMP
- a CDS encoding MBL fold metallo-hydrolase yields the protein MKIHFLGTAAAEGFPNAFCRCEFCGKARKLGGRNIRTRSSAIVDDTIKFDYSPDSYMQALRDGIDFGAIEHLLVTHTHSDHFNAYDLECRREGIAHGLEHPLHIYGNDAVMHHTRAAIGRFEGGRFAFHLLRPFETFDAGDAKVTPLLADHDRMETCLLYVLEKGGKKLLYGHDSGWFPEATWEWLRERELDGAILDCTHGYTGNSRDRNHMCVETVLEAQSEFRRLGVLKPEGRIAVTHFSHNSKLLHEEFDAIFSPYGIVTAYDGLVMHL
- a CDS encoding GntR family transcriptional regulator: MKPESSSPKPKQQLYLQVADKVMAIIAERKLQPHDPVPSEGELAKLFGVSRMTSKLALERLAEQGLVYRLPRRGTFLAGKREGQGEPAAGRVSERRPPIPPGWAKGRQIALILPHMSDYTSRIIAAVEGEVRKHDGDLILKISKDKDDEDRCLQKLVDGGVDGLILFPQGRKTCSDQVLRLKLEQIPIVIIDRIFREVQIDCVYHDHFQGSYQMAQYLIAKGHREIGYTSNAIENITSREERYQGYIQALLDHGIPVKNEYIHFRSTPCDPSRASESDPEQAEFIGGNPQMTAVMCGDDHIAISSLFTALHLNVPVPDKLSIVGFSDIKLSALTPVPLTTVRQDTERLARSAVELLMKRVNRSKEKQLTVKIQTEIIERKSVTDRGNL